TGATTCTGCATCTTTACTGGAATCGAAGTTTGCCAAATAGTATTCTACTTCTTTACCTGTAGGTTTACCCGTCGCATCCAACGCAACAAATACCACCTTAAACCATCCTTTTTGTGCCGACAAAGAGCCTTGTGTAAACGAGTTGCCATCCTTCATGACTAAGTAGGTATAAGTCGTATTGCAAACCCATACGCTGTTGAATTTACCATATTTCGGTGTACCCTTGACAGGAGTGTTTGTGGTAACGACTCTGTAGCCGGTTGCATCGGTCAGGTAAATCTTCGCACATTTGTCATAAGTTGCTTGTGAATCATTGTATGAATCGCTATAACCGAAAGCTACAGCAAAATTTTTACCGCTATGACCGCCGTTGGGCCAGTACACGCTACATTGGTTTTGATAATCCCCCTGTGTCAGATTATGAAAATTAGAGATGGCAAAACCACCATTCCAAAACTCATATTCCCAAGGTTGTCCGCTTACCCATTCCTGTTTCAAATAGTTAATCGGGAACTGAATGTACGTACCGGTTTGCTCGATTTGAGTGATGTAGCCGGTCGTTACCTGATTGCCGTTGGCTGTGGCAGAATAGAGATTGTTTCCATACTGATCGGAAGCCATTACGCTGGATGGTACGTTATCAAAATCGATAATCGCATTGGTAGAACTTATCGCGCGGGTTTGAATCGCACTCTCCTCATACGGAGTAAGGAAGTCATCGTCGGACGAACATCCCGTGAACACTGCGGCGGCCATT
The window above is part of the Butyricimonas paravirosa genome. Proteins encoded here:
- a CDS encoding DUF4465 domain-containing protein — protein: MRNFYKIMAMAVVAMAAAVFTGCSSDDDFLTPYEESAIQTRAISSTNAIIDFDNVPSSVMASDQYGNNLYSATANGNQVTTGYITQIEQTGTYIQFPINYLKQEWVSGQPWEYEFWNGGFAISNFHNLTQGDYQNQCSVYWPNGGHSGKNFAVAFGYSDSYNDSQATYDKCAKIYLTDATGYRVVTTNTPVKGTPKYGKFNSVWVCNTTYTYLVMKDGNSFTQGSLSAQKGWFKVVFVALDATGKPTGKEVEYYLANFDSSKDAESGLTNKIRTGWNQLDLSGLGDSVCTVAINFEGSDSSAYGLNTPAYVAIDDIDVTVNE